One region of Ornithorhynchus anatinus isolate Pmale09 chromosome X5, mOrnAna1.pri.v4, whole genome shotgun sequence genomic DNA includes:
- the VAMP2 gene encoding vesicle-associated membrane protein 2, which yields MSAPAAPAPPAAPAGEGGPPAAPPNLTSNRRLQQTQAQVDEVVDIMRVNVDKVLERDQKLSELDDRADALQAGASQFETSAAKLKRKYWWKNSR from the exons AT GTCCGCtcctgccgcccccgccccccccgctgccccggccggggagggggggccccCGGCCGCTCCCCCCAACCTCACCAGCAACCGCAGGCTGCAGCAGACCCAGGCCCAAGTCGATGAG GTGGTGGACATTATGCGGGTGAACGTAGACAAAGTCCTGGAGCGGGACCAGAAGCTGTCGGAGCTGGATGACCGGGCCGACGCGCTCCAGGCCGGGGCCTCCCAGTTTGAGACCAGCGCGGCCAAGCTCAAGCGCAAATACTGGTGGAAAAACTCAAG ATGA